In Acropora palmata chromosome 7, jaAcrPala1.3, whole genome shotgun sequence, one genomic interval encodes:
- the LOC141886704 gene encoding uncharacterized protein KIAA1958-like — protein MASRFADINSVEQFIEDQENENTRKKTQQNVALLEEFLTLRNESRHIEEIAPKELNAYIAEFIITVRKKDGNEDYEPSSLRSLMASFERYLKKKNYGFSIMKDAEFEQARKAPQSKQKDLNASVALTEEEIKLLYDKELLGTSTPEALLNTIWFNNTTHFGLRGCKEHRNMCWGDVQLRQTTNGEEFLEYSERQTKTRTGENPRDVRQIKPKMFRFLEVKKIPLLPTNYTQRNDQQK, from the coding sequence ATGGCTTCAAGGTTTGCAGACATTAATTCAGTGGAACAATTTATCGAGGACcaagaaaacgaaaatacaagaaagaaaactcaacAGAATGTTGCTTTACTTGAGGAATTTCTGACGCTGAGGAACGAGTCAAGACATATAGAAGAAATTGCCCCGAAGGAGCTGAATGCGTACATCGCTGAATTTATCATTACGGTTCGAAAGAAAGACGGCAACGAAGACTATGAACCCAGCTCCCTACGTTCTTTGATGGCCAGTTTTGAACGGTAtttaaagaagaagaattacGGATTCAGCATTATGAAAGACGCCGAGTTTGAACAGGCACGCAAAGCtccacaatcaaaacaaaaggatcTCAACGCTTCAGTTGCTCTCACAGAAGAGGAAATAAAACTACTCTATGACAAAGAACTGTTAGGAACGTCGACTCCTGAGGCTCTGCTGAATACAATTTGGTTCAACAACACGACCCACTTCGGTCTTCGTGGGTGTAAGGAACACCGAAATATGTGTTGGGGCGACGTGCAACTACGCCAAACTACAAATGGAGAGGAATTTTTAGAGTATTCGGAGAGACAAACTAAGACTCGAACTGGCGAAAACCCCCGAGATGTTAGACAAATTAAACCGAAAATGTTTCGGTTCCTGGAAGTGAAAAAGATCCCGTTGCTGCCTACCAATTATACGCAAAGAAACGACCAACAGAAATGA